Genomic DNA from Chloroflexota bacterium:
CCAGGTAATACATGCTTTGCGGTGTATTCATGATGAAACCAAAAAACTCGGGATTAGGGATGTGCAAAACGCCCTGGGGACCGCCCTCGAAGGGGGCCAGCCAGTTGGATGTTGCCATAATGCGAATGATCTCGCCAAAACCCAGGGTGACGATTGCCAGATAGTCGCCGCGCATACGCAATACCGGGAAGCCGAGCACAACACCCCAAATGATACCTGCTAAAGTTGCGATGGGCAGTGCTGTCCAGAAGTTGAGATTGCTGACGCCCAGCGGCCCGGTGGATGTCAAGATGCCCATCACATAGGCTCCGAAGGCAAAGAATGCCACATAACCTAGATCAAGCAATCCGGCGTAGCCTACAACGATATTCAACCCCAGGCCCATCATGACGTAAAGTCCGATCATAAAGAGGGCTTGACTGAGAAATGAGCCGACAATAAAGGGCAGATACAGTAATACCGCGATGCCTAAAATAATGCCCACAATGCGGCCTTGTTTTTGTGCAGTTTGTGGGAGTTTTACCCAACCGCTTCTGGCTTTCTCATGGGTGCGGAAGTAGCCAACTGCAAAGGTGATGATGAAAATCAAGGCAGCCGGAAGCGGGTTGAGGGATTTACTTGAGAATAACGCCTTGACGATCTCACGACTAAAAGTTTCCTGAATGATCTGTCCGACATTTTCAGAGAAAAGTCCAATCCCTAGTGTCCAGATAATGCTGCTAAGTAAAGCCTGCCACAGTTTCGTCGGCAGGAGTACGAATAGAGAGCCAGCTCCCCCCATCAGGGTAAGGAATGCAACCATTAGTAGGGTTCCGGTTATTGGCCCAGCCCCAAAGGTGAGAAACTCAACCAGTTGAGGCGACATGTTGACAAACATATCTCGCCAAACGAAAGCAGCTTCCTCGCCAGCATTGCCTACCACCAATAGCTGGACGAACACAATCAGGAGAACCAGAAAAACGCTGGATACGAGGCCAGCTAAAAGGCTGCTTCCGATGGTAGTCAGAGTGTGTTTTTCTTTAAGCTCGCGAGCCGTCAGGTAGCCAGCGCCAATCGATCCCATAACGAGCAAGACATGCCCCAATGAGAGCCAAGTGCTGACCAAATTACGTTGCCCAAAAGTTTCGACCATTCCGATTGCGCTAAAGTAAAATGCGACAAT
This window encodes:
- a CDS encoding leucine/isoleucine/valine transporter permease subunit, which encodes MNNSKSLDWRVIARFGLLGGIVAFYFSAIGMVETFGQRNLVSTWLSLGHVLLVMGSIGAGYLTARELKEKHTLTTIGSSLLAGLVSSVFLVLLIVFVQLLVVGNAGEEAAFVWRDMFVNMSPQLVEFLTFGAGPITGTLLMVAFLTLMGGAGSLFVLLPTKLWQALLSSIIWTLGIGLFSENVGQIIQETFSREIVKALFSSKSLNPLPAALIFIITFAVGYFRTHEKARSGWVKLPQTAQKQGRIVGIILGIAVLLYLPFIVGSFLSQALFMIGLYVMMGLGLNIVVGYAGLLDLGYVAFFAFGAYVMGILTSTGPLGVSNLNFWTALPIATLAGIIWGVVLGFPVLRMRGDYLAIVTLGFGEIIRIMATSNWLAPFEGGPQGVLHIPNPEFFGFIMNTPQSMYYLVIAGSLLAAFVTIRLRDSRLGRQWMAMREDEDVAEAMGINLVQTKLLAFAIGAAFSAMSGAIFAARLGNIFPHSFNLLWSINALALIIVGGLGSIPGVIVGALILVGLPEILREFAEYRLLMYGLLLIVMMLVKPEGFIPEPTRKRELKAGIDDQIPGAGTFGELEG